In a genomic window of Streptomyces koelreuteriae:
- a CDS encoding trp operon leader peptide, which yields MFAHSIQTWWWTAHPAAH from the coding sequence ATGTTCGCGCATTCGATCCAGACCTGGTGGTGGACCGCTCATCCGGCGGCCCACTGA
- a CDS encoding class II 3-deoxy-7-phosphoheptulonate synthase, translated as MTVNAKTSASAGNTWRDLPAAQQPEYPDTEALRAVVADLESYPPLVFAGECDQLRARMAAVAKGEAFLLQGGDCAEAFDAVSADHIRNKLKTLLQMGAVLTYAASVPVVKVGRIAGQYSKPRSKGTETRDGVTLPTYRGDSVNGFEFNEAARIPDPERLKRMYHASASTLNLVRAFTTGGYADLRQVHAWNQDFVKSSPSGQRYEQLAREIDQALNFMHACGADPEEFKTVEFYSSHEALLLDYESALTRVDSRTGQLYDVSGHMVWIGERTRQLDHAHVEFASKIRNPIGIKLGPTTTAEDALQYIESLDPEREPGRLTFIVRMGADKVRDKLPELVEKVTASGATVAWVTDPMHGNTFEAASGHKTRRFDDVLDEVKGFFEVHKALGTHPGGIHVELTGDDVTECVGGGDEIFVDDLHQRYETACDPRLNRSQSLDLAFLVAEMYRDQ; from the coding sequence GTGACCGTGAACGCTAAGACCAGCGCGAGTGCTGGCAACACCTGGCGAGACCTGCCCGCGGCGCAGCAGCCCGAGTACCCCGACACCGAGGCTCTGCGCGCAGTCGTTGCGGACCTCGAGTCGTATCCGCCGCTCGTCTTCGCGGGCGAGTGCGATCAGCTGCGCGCCCGGATGGCGGCCGTCGCCAAGGGAGAGGCGTTCCTCCTTCAGGGCGGCGACTGCGCCGAGGCCTTCGACGCGGTGTCCGCGGACCACATCCGCAACAAGCTGAAGACGCTGCTCCAGATGGGCGCCGTGCTGACGTACGCCGCGTCCGTGCCCGTGGTGAAGGTCGGCCGGATCGCCGGCCAGTACTCCAAGCCGCGCTCCAAGGGCACCGAGACCCGCGACGGCGTGACCCTGCCGACCTACCGCGGCGACTCGGTCAACGGCTTCGAGTTCAACGAGGCCGCCCGCATCCCGGACCCCGAGCGCCTGAAGCGGATGTACCACGCGTCGGCCTCCACGCTGAACCTGGTGCGCGCCTTCACCACCGGCGGCTACGCCGACCTGCGCCAGGTGCACGCCTGGAACCAGGACTTCGTGAAGTCGTCCCCCTCGGGACAGCGCTACGAGCAGCTGGCCCGCGAGATCGACCAGGCACTGAACTTCATGCACGCCTGCGGGGCCGACCCGGAGGAGTTCAAGACCGTCGAGTTCTACTCCTCGCACGAGGCGCTGCTGCTCGACTACGAGTCCGCCCTGACCCGGGTCGACTCGCGCACCGGGCAGCTGTACGACGTCTCCGGGCACATGGTGTGGATCGGCGAGCGCACCCGGCAGCTGGACCACGCGCATGTCGAGTTCGCCTCGAAGATCCGCAACCCGATCGGCATCAAGCTGGGCCCGACGACCACGGCCGAGGACGCGCTGCAGTACATCGAGAGCCTCGACCCGGAGCGTGAGCCGGGCCGGCTGACCTTCATCGTCCGCATGGGCGCCGACAAGGTCCGGGACAAGCTCCCCGAGCTGGTGGAGAAGGTCACCGCCTCGGGCGCCACCGTGGCCTGGGTGACCGACCCGATGCACGGCAACACCTTCGAGGCGGCCTCCGGACACAAGACCCGCCGCTTCGACGACGTGCTCGACGAGGTCAAGGGCTTCTTCGAGGTCCACAAGGCCCTCGGCACCCACCCGGGCGGCATCCACGTGGAGCTGACCGGCGACGACGTCACCGAGTGCGTGGGCGGCGGCGACGAGATCTTCGTCGACGATCTGCACCAGCGCTACGAGACGGCCTGCGACCCGCGGCTCAACCGCAGCCAGTCGCTCGACCTGGCGTTCCTCGTGGCCGAGATGTACAGGGACCAGTAG
- a CDS encoding (2Fe-2S)-binding protein, producing the protein MSRVYICSCFGITEQQVKQHADSGACTPRQIASACKAGTDCGSCVRRIQALLGRGACPRRDMADRGEPVLSDLSDLEDAA; encoded by the coding sequence GTGAGCCGCGTGTACATCTGCAGTTGCTTCGGGATCACCGAGCAGCAGGTCAAGCAGCACGCGGACAGCGGCGCCTGCACCCCCCGCCAGATAGCCTCCGCCTGCAAGGCGGGCACCGACTGCGGGTCGTGCGTACGCCGTATCCAGGCGCTCCTCGGCAGGGGCGCGTGCCCTCGCCGGGACATGGCCGACCGGGGCGAACCGGTTCTCTCGGACCTGTCGGATCTGGAGGACGCCGCCTAG
- the bfr gene encoding bacterioferritin: MQGDPEVLEFLNEQLTGELTAINQYWLHYRIQDNKGWTKLAKYTREESIDEMKHADKITERILMLDGLPNYQRLFHVRVGQTVTEMFQADRQVEVEAIDRLKRGIEVMRTKGDITSANLFESILEDEEHHIDYLDTQLELIEKLGEALYLAQQIEQPS, encoded by the coding sequence ATGCAGGGCGACCCCGAGGTCCTCGAATTCCTGAACGAGCAGTTGACCGGCGAGCTGACGGCGATCAACCAGTACTGGCTGCACTACCGGATCCAGGACAACAAAGGCTGGACCAAGCTCGCCAAGTACACGCGTGAAGAGTCCATCGATGAGATGAAGCACGCGGACAAGATCACCGAGCGCATCCTCATGCTGGACGGTCTGCCCAACTACCAGCGGCTCTTCCATGTCCGGGTCGGGCAGACGGTGACCGAGATGTTCCAGGCCGACCGACAGGTCGAGGTCGAGGCGATCGACCGCCTCAAGCGGGGCATCGAGGTGATGCGCACCAAGGGCGACATCACGTCCGCGAACCTCTTCGAGTCGATCCTCGAGGACGAGGAGCACCACATCGACTATCTGGACACGCAGCTGGAGCTCATCGAGAAGCTCGGTGAGGCGCTGTACCTCGCGCAGCAGATCGAGCAGCCGAGCTAG
- a CDS encoding sulfite oxidase-like oxidoreductase, whose translation MGQPVGRESGEGRDSAGATQPGLPPGQRLQRGWPVTHYGPVPKFRPERWEFRVFGATAGGGKHCWTHEEFTALPYTTVVADLHCVTKFSMLGAEWGGVPARTILDIAPPADDVTHVMVWAEYGFSSNLRLSDFASEQALFATHKDGELLTAEHGFPLRLIVPHLYAWKGPKWVRGVEYMTADRRGFWEERGYHNVGDPWQEQRYSYQEEPGDGPDL comes from the coding sequence ATGGGTCAGCCGGTGGGACGCGAATCGGGAGAAGGGCGCGATTCGGCGGGAGCGACGCAGCCCGGGCTTCCGCCGGGACAGCGATTGCAGCGCGGCTGGCCGGTCACGCACTACGGGCCCGTCCCCAAGTTCCGGCCCGAGCGCTGGGAGTTCAGGGTCTTCGGCGCCACCGCCGGCGGCGGCAAGCACTGCTGGACCCACGAGGAGTTCACGGCCCTGCCGTACACCACTGTCGTGGCCGATCTGCATTGCGTCACGAAGTTCAGCATGCTGGGCGCCGAATGGGGAGGCGTCCCCGCGCGCACCATCCTCGACATCGCTCCGCCCGCGGACGACGTCACCCATGTGATGGTGTGGGCCGAGTACGGCTTCAGCTCCAACCTGCGGCTGTCCGACTTCGCCTCCGAGCAGGCCCTGTTCGCCACCCACAAGGACGGCGAACTCCTCACCGCCGAGCACGGCTTCCCGCTGCGCCTGATCGTGCCCCACCTCTACGCCTGGAAGGGCCCCAAGTGGGTGCGCGGCGTGGAGTACATGACCGCAGACCGGCGCGGTTTCTGGGAGGAGCGCGGCTACCACAACGTCGGCGACCCGTGGCAGGAGCAGCGCTACTCGTACCAGGAGGAGCCCGGGGACGGCCCCGACCTCTGA
- a CDS encoding deoxyribonuclease IV, with translation MNNQLSGPSRNPVGGHVPVAGGLHSVGLSYARDLRAETVQVFVANPRGWATPAGNPKQDEAFRAACEAESIPAYVHAPYLINFGSHTEATVEKSVESLRHSLRRGREIGALGVVVHTGSATGGRERSVALKQVRERLLPLLDELTHDDDPYLLLESTAGQGASLCSRTWDFGPYFEALDAHPKLGVCLDTCHIFAAGHDLTGPSGMHQTLDLLVDTVGEGRLKLIHANDSKDVVGAHKDRHENIGVGHIGEDPFRALMTHPATEGVPLIIETPGGKEGHAADVERLKKLRDC, from the coding sequence GTGAACAATCAGCTGTCCGGCCCCTCCCGCAACCCGGTGGGCGGCCATGTCCCCGTGGCCGGTGGGCTGCACTCCGTCGGTCTGTCGTACGCCCGTGATCTGAGGGCGGAGACCGTCCAGGTCTTCGTCGCCAACCCGCGCGGCTGGGCCACACCGGCCGGGAATCCCAAGCAGGACGAGGCGTTCCGTGCGGCCTGCGAGGCCGAGTCGATCCCGGCGTACGTGCACGCCCCCTACCTGATCAACTTCGGTTCGCACACCGAGGCGACCGTGGAGAAGTCGGTGGAGTCGCTGCGGCACTCGCTGCGCCGCGGGCGGGAGATCGGGGCGCTGGGCGTGGTCGTGCACACCGGCAGCGCGACCGGCGGCCGGGAGCGGTCCGTGGCGCTGAAGCAGGTGCGGGAGCGTCTGCTGCCGCTGCTGGACGAGCTGACCCACGACGACGACCCGTATCTGCTGCTGGAGTCGACCGCCGGCCAGGGCGCCTCACTGTGCTCGCGGACCTGGGACTTCGGCCCGTACTTCGAGGCGCTGGACGCCCACCCGAAGCTCGGCGTGTGCCTGGACACCTGCCACATCTTCGCCGCCGGGCACGATCTGACCGGCCCGAGCGGGATGCACCAGACGCTGGACCTGCTGGTGGACACGGTCGGCGAGGGCCGGCTGAAGCTGATCCACGCCAACGACTCCAAGGACGTGGTGGGCGCCCACAAGGACCGGCACGAGAACATCGGCGTCGGCCACATCGGCGAGGACCCCTTCCGGGCCCTGATGACGCACCCCGCGACCGAGGGCGTGCCGCTGATCATCGAGACGCCGGGCGGCAAGGAGGGGCACGCGGCGGACGTGGAGCGGCTGAAGAAGCTGCGCGACTGCTGA
- the pknB gene encoding Stk1 family PASTA domain-containing Ser/Thr kinase, with protein sequence MDTTLQDPLVGQVLDGRYRIDARIAVGGMATVYRAVDTRLDRVLALKVMHPSLAVDGSFVERFIREAKSVARLAHPNVVQVFDQGTDGSYVYLAMEYVAGCTLRDVLRERGALQPRAALDILEPVLAALGAAHRAGFVHRDMKPENVLIGDDGRVKVADFGLVRAVDTVTNTTGTVLGTVAYLAPEQIENGTADPRVDVYACGVMLYEMLTGDKPHDADSPAVILYKHLHEDVPPPSAAVPGLAYELDEMVASATARTPDIRPHDAVALLARVRDGRAGLSAEQLDVVPPQALSAEHDGADDRTSVIPRALTTLRPLPVNEDDETSEAALNRTSRFESPPPPPSRRRPGSRRGPLAIVVAVLLVLGLGGGIWYINSGQFTEVPPLLAKTQSQAESRLQDAGLDLGKVEHAYSDTVERGQIISTDPKPGARIRGNDAVSITVSDGPETVRVPALEGQKLVEARAQLKEDGLEPGMVTREFSEDVPRGSVISARPADGTKVRSGTAVALVVSKGSPIDIPDVTGADEADARAQLQEAGLKVKIATERVNSSEFDKGQVAEQTPNAGGRAAEGDTVTLTLSKGPEMIEVPDVVGQSVDDATRALEGAGFQVDEDRGLLGLFGDEVKGQSVEGGETAPKGSTITIKIR encoded by the coding sequence GTGGACACGACCCTTCAGGACCCCTTGGTCGGGCAGGTGCTCGACGGCCGGTATCGCATCGACGCGCGCATCGCCGTCGGCGGGATGGCGACGGTCTACCGGGCTGTGGACACCCGGCTGGACCGCGTTCTCGCGCTCAAGGTGATGCACCCCTCGCTCGCGGTGGACGGCTCGTTCGTCGAGCGGTTCATCCGCGAGGCGAAGTCCGTCGCCCGACTGGCCCATCCGAATGTGGTGCAGGTCTTCGACCAGGGCACCGACGGCAGCTACGTCTATCTCGCCATGGAGTACGTCGCGGGCTGCACCCTGCGGGACGTCCTGCGCGAGCGCGGGGCCCTGCAGCCGCGCGCCGCCCTGGACATCCTGGAGCCGGTGCTGGCCGCGCTGGGCGCCGCCCACCGCGCCGGATTCGTGCACCGGGACATGAAGCCCGAGAACGTCCTCATAGGGGACGACGGCCGGGTGAAGGTCGCCGACTTCGGACTCGTCCGAGCCGTGGACACGGTGACGAACACCACAGGCACCGTGCTCGGCACGGTCGCGTACCTCGCGCCCGAGCAGATAGAGAACGGCACCGCGGACCCCCGTGTCGACGTGTACGCGTGCGGCGTGATGCTGTACGAGATGCTGACCGGCGACAAGCCGCACGACGCGGACTCCCCGGCCGTGATCCTCTACAAGCACCTGCACGAGGACGTCCCGCCGCCGTCGGCCGCCGTACCCGGTCTGGCCTACGAGCTGGACGAGATGGTGGCCTCGGCGACCGCCCGCACCCCCGACATCCGCCCGCACGACGCGGTGGCGCTGCTCGCGCGGGTCCGCGACGGGCGCGCCGGGCTGAGCGCGGAGCAGCTCGACGTGGTGCCGCCGCAGGCGCTCAGCGCGGAGCACGACGGCGCCGACGACCGTACGAGCGTGATCCCGCGCGCCCTGACCACGCTGCGCCCGCTGCCGGTCAACGAGGACGACGAGACCTCCGAGGCGGCGCTCAACCGCACCAGCCGTTTCGAGTCCCCGCCGCCCCCGCCGTCCCGGCGCCGCCCGGGGTCCCGGCGCGGCCCGCTGGCGATCGTCGTCGCCGTGCTGCTGGTGCTGGGCCTCGGCGGCGGCATCTGGTACATCAACTCGGGCCAGTTCACCGAGGTCCCCCCGCTGCTGGCGAAGACCCAGAGCCAGGCCGAGAGCCGGCTGCAGGACGCCGGGCTGGATCTCGGCAAGGTCGAGCACGCCTACAGCGACACCGTGGAGCGGGGCCAGATCATCAGCACCGACCCGAAGCCCGGGGCGCGCATCCGCGGCAACGACGCGGTGAGCATCACCGTCTCCGACGGCCCCGAGACCGTGCGGGTGCCCGCCCTGGAGGGCCAGAAGCTGGTCGAGGCGCGGGCCCAGCTGAAGGAGGACGGTCTTGAGCCGGGCATGGTCACCCGGGAGTTCAGCGAGGACGTGCCGAGGGGCTCGGTGATCTCCGCGCGGCCCGCCGACGGCACCAAGGTGCGCTCGGGCACGGCCGTCGCCCTGGTCGTCAGCAAGGGCAGCCCCATCGACATCCCCGACGTCACCGGCGCGGACGAGGCCGACGCCCGGGCTCAGCTCCAGGAGGCCGGGCTCAAGGTGAAGATCGCCACCGAGCGGGTCAACTCCTCCGAGTTCGACAAGGGCCAGGTCGCCGAGCAGACCCCGAACGCCGGCGGCCGTGCGGCCGAGGGCGACACGGTGACGCTGACGCTGTCCAAGGGCCCCGAGATGATCGAGGTCCCGGACGTGGTCGGCCAGAGCGTCGACGACGCCACGCGGGCGCTGGAGGGCGCCGGGTTCCAGGTCGACGAGGACCGCGGTCTGCTCGGCCTGTTCGGCGACGAGGTCAAGGGCCAGTCCGTCGAGGGCGGCGAGACCGCGCCCAAGGGTTCGACGATCACCATCAAGATCAGGTGA
- a CDS encoding thiazole synthase, with translation MADDPFVLGGTSFTSRLIMGTGGAPSLDVLERSLVASGTELTTVAMRRVNPSVHGSVLSVLDRLGIRVLPNTAGCFTAGEAVLTARLAREALGTDLVKLEVIADERTLLPDPIETLEAAETLVDDGFTVLPYTNDDPVLARKLEDAGCAAIMPLGSPIGSGLGIRNPHNFQLITEHARVPVILDAGAGTASDAALAMELGCAGVMLASAVTRAQEPVLMADAMRHAVEAGRLAYRAGRIPRRHFAEASSPTEGRAALDPERPAFQ, from the coding sequence ATGGCCGACGATCCGTTTGTCCTCGGTGGTACGTCCTTCACGTCCCGCCTGATCATGGGTACGGGCGGGGCGCCCAGCCTCGATGTGCTGGAGCGTTCGCTGGTGGCGTCCGGGACGGAGCTGACGACGGTCGCGATGCGCCGGGTGAACCCCTCGGTGCACGGTTCCGTGCTGTCCGTCCTGGACCGGCTCGGCATCCGGGTGCTGCCCAACACGGCGGGCTGTTTCACCGCCGGAGAGGCCGTCCTCACGGCCCGTCTCGCGCGCGAGGCCCTCGGCACCGACCTGGTCAAGCTGGAGGTCATCGCCGACGAGCGGACGCTGCTGCCGGACCCGATCGAGACGCTGGAGGCGGCCGAGACGCTGGTCGACGACGGGTTCACGGTGCTGCCGTACACCAATGACGACCCCGTGCTGGCGCGGAAGCTGGAGGACGCCGGCTGCGCGGCGATCATGCCGCTCGGCTCGCCGATCGGCTCCGGTCTCGGCATCCGCAACCCGCACAACTTCCAGCTGATCACCGAGCACGCGCGCGTGCCGGTGATCCTGGACGCCGGGGCGGGTACGGCGTCGGACGCGGCGCTGGCGATGGAGCTGGGCTGCGCGGGTGTGATGCTCGCCTCGGCGGTGACACGGGCGCAGGAGCCGGTCCTGATGGCCGACGCGATGCGGCATGCCGTGGAGGCGGGGCGGCTGGCGTACCGGGCCGGGCGCATTCCGCGGCGGCATTTCGCGGAGGCGTCGTCACCGACGGAGGGAAGGGCCGCGCTGGATCCGGAGCGCCCCGCTTTCCAGTAG
- the thiS gene encoding sulfur carrier protein ThiS codes for MNISVNGEPRDVRPGTALDTVVRSLTTSPSGVAAALNETVVPRTRWPSTALAEGDRVEVLTAVQGG; via the coding sequence ATGAACATCTCCGTCAACGGGGAGCCCCGGGACGTCCGGCCCGGCACGGCTCTCGACACCGTCGTGAGGTCGCTCACCACCTCGCCCTCCGGAGTGGCAGCCGCCCTCAACGAAACCGTCGTCCCGCGCACCCGGTGGCCCTCCACGGCCCTCGCCGAGGGTGACCGCGTGGAAGTCCTCACCGCCGTCCAAGGAGGCTGA